One Microvirga thermotolerans DNA window includes the following coding sequences:
- the fdxA gene encoding ferredoxin FdxA, with amino-acid sequence MPYAVIEGCIRCKYMDCVEVCPVDCFYEGENMLVIHPDECIDCGVCEPECPAEAIVPDSDPRAEKWLPINARFATIWPNITEKGKTPDDADAWNGKPGKEAFLSEAPAQT; translated from the coding sequence ATGCCCTATGCCGTGATCGAAGGGTGTATCCGCTGCAAATACATGGACTGCGTCGAGGTGTGTCCGGTCGACTGCTTCTACGAGGGCGAGAACATGCTCGTCATCCACCCGGACGAGTGCATCGACTGCGGAGTCTGCGAGCCGGAATGCCCCGCCGAGGCGATCGTCCCGGACAGCGATCCCCGCGCCGAGAAATGGCTGCCGATCAACGCCCGCTTCGCCACGATCTGGCCCAACATCACGGAGAAGGGAAAGACGCCGGACGATGCGGATGCGTGGAACGGCAAGCCCGGCAAAGAGGCATTCCTGTCCGAAGCGCCTGCCCAGACCTGA
- a CDS encoding electron transfer flavoprotein subunit beta/FixA family protein, with translation MKLLVAVKRVVDYNVKIRVKGDGSGVELANVKMSMNPFDEIAVEEAIRLKEAGTAGEVVAVSIGPAQAAETLRTALAMGADRGVLVRTDAPVEPLAVAKLLKAVVAQEKPDLVLLGKQAIDDDANQTGQMLAALLGWPQGTFAFKVAVNDGSLEVTREVDGGLQTLALTLPAVVTTDLRLNEPRYASLPNIMKAKKKPLDETTPEALGVDIAPRLTVLRTAEPGGRKAGIKVASAAELVQKLKTEAGVL, from the coding sequence ATGAAGTTACTTGTGGCGGTTAAGCGGGTTGTTGACTACAACGTGAAGATCCGGGTGAAGGGGGACGGCTCTGGGGTGGAGCTGGCCAACGTCAAGATGTCGATGAACCCCTTCGACGAGATCGCGGTCGAGGAGGCGATCCGCCTCAAGGAGGCGGGCACGGCCGGCGAGGTGGTCGCGGTGTCGATCGGCCCGGCCCAGGCCGCCGAGACGCTCCGCACCGCCCTGGCCATGGGCGCCGACCGCGGCGTTCTGGTCAGGACCGACGCCCCGGTCGAGCCGCTCGCCGTCGCCAAGCTCCTCAAGGCGGTGGTCGCGCAGGAGAAGCCCGACCTCGTCCTGCTCGGCAAGCAGGCCATCGACGACGACGCCAACCAGACCGGCCAGATGCTCGCGGCGCTGCTCGGCTGGCCGCAGGGCACCTTCGCCTTCAAGGTCGCCGTGAACGACGGCAGCCTCGAGGTCACCCGCGAGGTCGACGGCGGCCTGCAGACGCTCGCGCTCACCCTGCCGGCGGTGGTCACCACGGACCTGCGCCTCAACGAGCCGCGCTATGCGAGCCTGCCCAACATCATGAAGGCCAAGAAGAAGCCCCTCGACGAGACCACGCCCGAGGCGCTCGGCGTCGACATCGCGCCGCGCCTGACGGTGCTCAGGACCGCCGAGCCGGGCGGGCGCAAGGCCGGGATCAAGGTCGCCTCGGCGGCCGAGCTCGTGCAGAAGCTCAAGACCGAAGCCGGCGTGCTCTGA
- a CDS encoding amidohydrolase family protein, protein MAHDEAQKPSGPTKLVIRNIGLMLSGDLSNPILDADTIVAVDGKISAVGREKNVDTEGATTLIDAHGTTVVPGLIDSHVHPVAGDWTPRQNQLGWIDSFLHGGVTTMISAGEVHTPGRPRDVVGLKAMAITAQRTFSAFRPGGVKIHAGAPCIEPDMVEEDFKELAAAGVKLLGEVGLGGVKDGPTARRMVGWARKYGIQSTIHTGGPSIPGSGLIDKDVVLEADTDVVGHINGGHTALPDNQIRCICEGCRRGLELVHNGNERAALYTLRIAKEMGQLERVILGTDAPAGSGVQPLGILRMVSMLSSLGDVPAEIAFCFATGNTARMRALDCGLIEVGRSADFVLIDRAQHSAGRNVLESVQLGDLPGIGMTIIDGIVRTQRSRNTPPATKVPEIVHG, encoded by the coding sequence ATGGCCCATGACGAGGCGCAGAAACCGAGCGGTCCCACGAAGCTGGTAATTCGCAATATCGGCCTGATGTTGAGCGGGGATCTTTCAAACCCGATCCTCGATGCGGACACGATCGTCGCCGTCGACGGCAAGATCAGTGCAGTCGGCCGTGAGAAGAACGTGGACACCGAAGGGGCGACCACCCTCATCGATGCCCATGGAACGACGGTGGTGCCGGGCCTGATCGACAGCCACGTGCACCCGGTCGCCGGGGACTGGACGCCCCGGCAGAACCAGCTCGGCTGGATCGACAGCTTTCTCCATGGCGGCGTGACGACCATGATCTCGGCGGGCGAGGTGCATACTCCGGGCCGGCCGCGGGACGTGGTCGGGCTCAAGGCCATGGCGATCACGGCCCAGCGCACCTTCTCCGCCTTCCGCCCCGGCGGCGTGAAGATCCATGCGGGCGCTCCCTGCATCGAACCCGACATGGTGGAGGAGGACTTTAAGGAACTCGCCGCCGCGGGGGTCAAGCTCCTGGGCGAAGTCGGCCTGGGGGGCGTCAAGGACGGCCCGACGGCCCGCCGCATGGTCGGGTGGGCCCGCAAGTACGGCATCCAGAGCACCATCCATACCGGCGGCCCTTCGATTCCGGGGTCCGGCCTGATCGATAAGGACGTGGTGCTCGAAGCCGACACGGACGTGGTGGGGCATATCAACGGCGGCCACACGGCGCTGCCCGACAACCAGATCCGCTGCATCTGCGAGGGCTGCCGGCGCGGCCTGGAGCTCGTGCACAACGGCAACGAGCGGGCCGCTCTCTACACCCTGCGGATCGCCAAGGAGATGGGGCAGCTCGAACGGGTCATTCTCGGAACCGATGCCCCGGCGGGATCGGGCGTGCAGCCTCTCGGCATTCTGCGCATGGTCTCCATGCTGTCCTCGCTCGGCGACGTTCCGGCGGAAATCGCTTTCTGCTTCGCCACCGGCAACACCGCACGCATGCGCGCGCTCGATTGCGGGCTGATCGAGGTCGGCCGTTCGGCGGATTTCGTGCTGATCGACCGGGCGCAACACTCGGCGGGACGCAACGTGCTGGAGAGCGTTCAGCTCGGCGACCTGCCGGGCATCGGTATGACGATCATCGACGGAATCGTGAGAACGCAGCGCAGCCGCAACACGCCGCCGGCGACGAAGGTGCCGGAGATCGTCCACGGGTAG
- a CDS encoding amino acid synthesis family protein, translating into MKARVRKIVTVVEETRSEMGQPIDPPTRRAAAVAVIENPFAGRYVEDLAPLFEIGEELGGLLAERAVTALGIEGSRAESYGKAAAVGENGELEHAAAILHPKLGAPVRSVLGGGAALIPSSKKRGGPGVVLDIPLGHKDAAYVRSHFDGMEVRIPDAPRANEIVVAVAITDSGRPLPRVGGLTKDEIKGVDGLR; encoded by the coding sequence ATGAAGGCGAGAGTTCGAAAGATCGTTACGGTCGTCGAGGAAACGCGCAGCGAGATGGGGCAGCCCATCGACCCTCCGACCCGCCGCGCCGCCGCTGTCGCGGTGATCGAGAACCCCTTTGCGGGACGCTACGTGGAGGATCTGGCGCCGCTGTTCGAGATCGGCGAGGAGTTGGGCGGGCTGCTCGCCGAACGTGCGGTGACCGCGCTCGGGATCGAAGGCAGCCGCGCCGAAAGCTACGGCAAGGCCGCGGCGGTGGGCGAGAACGGCGAGCTTGAGCATGCGGCGGCCATCCTGCACCCCAAGCTGGGGGCCCCGGTCCGGTCCGTGCTCGGCGGCGGGGCGGCTCTCATTCCCTCCTCCAAGAAGCGCGGTGGTCCCGGGGTGGTGCTGGACATTCCCCTCGGACACAAGGATGCTGCCTATGTTCGAAGTCACTTCGACGGCATGGAGGTCCGGATCCCCGATGCGCCGCGCGCGAACGAGATCGTAGTCGCCGTTGCGATTACGGACAGCGGACGCCCCCTGCCTCGCGTGGGCGGGCTGACGAAGGACGAAATCAAGGGTGTAGATGGACTGCGCTGA
- a CDS encoding MarR family winged helix-turn-helix transcriptional regulator translates to MTALKTRRRTRTGPYVLDEQVGFLLRQVSQRHGVIFASLIGEDLTPTQWAALAKLQEIGEPCSQNLLGRHTAMDVATIKGVVDRLTKRGLTRTMEDPTDRRRLLIALTEAGRETVQRAEPNARRISEETLAPLTPAEQDVFLELLRKLR, encoded by the coding sequence CTGACAGCTCTCAAGACCCGGCGCAGGACCAGGACCGGCCCCTACGTTCTCGACGAGCAGGTCGGGTTCCTTCTGAGGCAGGTGAGCCAGCGCCATGGCGTGATCTTCGCCTCCCTCATCGGCGAGGATCTCACGCCGACGCAATGGGCCGCCCTCGCGAAGCTCCAGGAGATCGGCGAACCCTGCTCCCAGAACCTCCTCGGCCGGCACACGGCGATGGACGTCGCCACCATCAAGGGCGTGGTCGACCGCCTGACGAAGCGTGGTCTCACACGCACGATGGAGGATCCGACGGACAGGCGGCGCCTCCTGATCGCCTTGACCGAGGCGGGCCGCGAGACGGTGCAACGTGCGGAGCCCAACGCCCGCCGGATCTCCGAGGAGACCCTGGCGCCTCTCACGCCCGCCGAGCAGGATGTTTTTCTGGAACTGCTGCGAAAGCTGCGTTGA
- a CDS encoding ABC transporter ATP-binding protein, which yields MKLSVSGLNSFYGPAHILFDVALEVGDGEVVALLGRNGAGKSTTFRSIVGLVPQRTGHIVFEGEDVSDRPTYDIVRRGLGYVPEDRRVFTELTVEENFAVGYQPPRKGAPTWTPEKLFTLFPNLGEMRRRLGGRMSGGEQQMLTIGRTLMGNPSLVLLDEPSEGLAPKIVEQMADAILAMKREGLSILLSEQNLHFARLISDRAYIIEKGRIRFGGTMAELEANPQIRDAYLAV from the coding sequence ATGAAGCTCAGCGTATCCGGCCTCAACAGCTTCTATGGGCCCGCCCACATTCTGTTCGACGTTGCGCTCGAGGTCGGCGACGGCGAGGTGGTCGCCCTTCTGGGACGCAACGGCGCCGGCAAGTCGACGACGTTCCGCTCGATCGTCGGCCTCGTTCCGCAGCGGACCGGTCACATCGTCTTCGAGGGCGAGGACGTTTCGGACAGGCCCACCTACGATATCGTGCGGCGCGGCCTCGGCTATGTTCCGGAGGACCGGCGCGTGTTCACGGAGCTCACCGTCGAGGAGAACTTCGCCGTCGGATACCAGCCTCCGCGCAAGGGAGCGCCCACCTGGACGCCCGAGAAGCTCTTCACCCTCTTTCCCAATCTGGGCGAGATGCGCCGCCGTCTCGGCGGGCGGATGAGCGGCGGCGAGCAGCAGATGCTCACCATCGGCCGCACATTGATGGGCAATCCGTCGCTCGTTCTGCTCGACGAGCCCTCAGAGGGCTTGGCGCCCAAGATCGTCGAGCAGATGGCGGACGCCATCCTCGCCATGAAGCGCGAGGGCCTGAGCATTCTGCTCTCCGAGCAGAACCTGCACTTCGCCCGCCTGATCTCGGACCGGGCCTATATCATCGAGAAGGGTCGCATCCGCTTCGGCGGAACGATGGCGGAGTTGGAAGCCAATCCGCAGATCCGGGACGCTTATCTCGCCGTCTGA
- a CDS encoding ABC transporter permease, which produces MNFLAIQFLTGLASAASLFLVASGLSIIFGVTRIVNFAHGAFYMLGAYIAYTLTERFSGALGFWGGLIAAALAVAAIGALLEIVLLRRIYRAPELFQLLATFGVTLMVQDLVVMIWGPEDLVGPRAPGLRGAVEIFGQAVPSYDLFLIVLGPAVLGLLWLLFHRTRWGILVRAATQDRDMVAALGVNQKWLFTSVFALGVFLAGLGGALQIPRDAVSHAMDLRIIVEVFVVVVIGGLGSVLGAFIAAVIVSELNAFGILVFPKISLVLVFLVMAAVLVVRPWGLLGRPEGPARQAAGISIRPWKPLSREDRIGIALAVILAAALPFFAGNYALTVGAEIFVFVLFAASLSFLMTVGGLASFGHAAYFGLGAYGAAFAAKAAGLPMEAALLVGPLLGLLGAVVFGWFCVRLSGVYFAMLTLAFAQIAWSVAFQWVEVTGGDNGILGVWPSAWAASPAGFYWLSLAIATAGVAALRVLTFSPFGYALRSARDSVLRAEAIGIDRGRVQWMAFIIAGTFAGIAGSLFAFLKGSVFPENLAIPLSVDGLVMVLLGGIETVSGAVVGAIVYKALAIWLMSQTDLSKLILGAIIVALVVAFPKGIVGFAEEMRARWRDVRYKAGTPLAASKAEAAE; this is translated from the coding sequence GTGAATTTCCTCGCTATCCAATTCTTGACAGGTCTCGCGAGCGCGGCATCGCTGTTTCTCGTCGCGTCCGGTCTCTCGATCATCTTCGGCGTGACGAGGATCGTGAACTTCGCTCACGGCGCCTTCTACATGCTCGGCGCCTACATCGCATACACTCTTACAGAACGCTTCTCCGGCGCGTTGGGATTCTGGGGCGGGCTCATCGCGGCGGCCCTCGCCGTCGCCGCAATCGGGGCTCTGCTCGAAATCGTCCTGCTGCGGCGCATCTATCGCGCACCCGAGCTCTTCCAGCTGCTTGCCACCTTCGGCGTCACGCTGATGGTGCAGGATCTCGTCGTGATGATCTGGGGGCCCGAGGATCTGGTCGGCCCGCGTGCGCCGGGCCTGCGCGGCGCCGTCGAAATCTTCGGTCAGGCGGTGCCGAGCTACGACCTCTTCCTCATCGTCCTCGGACCCGCCGTTCTCGGGCTTCTCTGGCTGCTCTTCCATCGTACGCGCTGGGGCATTCTCGTTCGCGCGGCGACCCAGGACCGCGACATGGTTGCAGCCCTTGGCGTGAACCAGAAATGGCTGTTCACCAGCGTCTTCGCCCTTGGCGTCTTCCTTGCCGGGCTTGGAGGGGCGCTGCAGATCCCGCGCGATGCGGTGAGCCATGCCATGGATCTGCGGATCATCGTCGAAGTCTTCGTCGTCGTCGTCATCGGCGGTCTGGGCAGCGTGCTCGGCGCATTCATCGCTGCGGTGATCGTGTCCGAGCTCAATGCCTTCGGCATCCTGGTCTTTCCCAAGATTTCCCTCGTGCTCGTGTTCCTGGTTATGGCCGCGGTTCTGGTCGTACGTCCCTGGGGTCTGCTCGGACGCCCCGAAGGGCCGGCACGACAGGCGGCCGGCATCAGCATCCGCCCGTGGAAGCCTCTCTCCCGCGAGGATCGGATCGGGATTGCGCTTGCCGTGATCCTGGCCGCAGCCCTGCCATTCTTCGCCGGGAACTATGCCCTGACGGTGGGAGCCGAGATCTTCGTCTTCGTGCTGTTCGCCGCAAGCCTCAGCTTCCTGATGACGGTCGGTGGCCTCGCATCCTTCGGGCACGCGGCCTATTTCGGCCTCGGCGCCTACGGAGCGGCCTTCGCTGCCAAGGCCGCAGGTCTGCCGATGGAGGCGGCGCTCCTGGTGGGTCCCCTGCTCGGCCTCCTCGGAGCGGTCGTCTTCGGCTGGTTCTGCGTGAGGTTGTCCGGCGTTTATTTCGCGATGCTCACCCTCGCCTTTGCCCAGATCGCCTGGTCGGTCGCCTTCCAGTGGGTCGAGGTCACGGGAGGCGACAACGGCATCCTCGGCGTCTGGCCCTCGGCATGGGCGGCGAGTCCCGCCGGCTTCTATTGGCTCTCGCTCGCAATCGCCACGGCAGGCGTCGCCGCGCTTCGGGTGTTGACCTTCTCCCCGTTCGGCTACGCCCTGAGGTCGGCCCGCGACTCGGTTCTTCGCGCCGAGGCTATCGGCATCGACCGCGGGCGCGTGCAGTGGATGGCGTTCATCATTGCAGGAACCTTCGCAGGCATTGCCGGATCGCTCTTCGCTTTCCTGAAAGGCAGCGTCTTTCCCGAAAACCTGGCGATCCCCCTCTCCGTCGACGGTCTCGTGATGGTTCTCCTAGGCGGCATCGAAACGGTCTCCGGCGCGGTCGTCGGCGCCATCGTCTACAAGGCGCTCGCCATCTGGCTGATGAGCCAGACCGACCTGTCCAAGCTTATCCTGGGCGCGATCATCGTCGCTCTCGTCGTCGCATTCCCGAAAGGGATCGTCGGCTTCGCCGAGGAGATGCGGGCACGCTGGCGTGACGTACGTTACAAGGCGGGCACTCCGCTCGCCGCCTCGAAAGCGGAGGCCGCGGAATGA
- a CDS encoding ABC transporter substrate-binding protein: MTFRYGLPAAFAVLAALGATTAARAQGEIKIGEINSYSGLPAFTEPYRKGWQLAIDEINAAGGVGGKKLVVVSKDDAGKPADAVTAANELVSREGVALLTGTFFSNIGLAVADYAKQKKVFFMAAEPLTDAMTWSNGNRYTFRLRPSNYMQAAMLAEEAAKLPAKRWATIAPNYEYGQSAVAVFKQLLSAKRPDIEWVSEQWPPQGKIDAGAVVQAVASAKPDAILNVTFGPDLVKLVREGNTRGLFKDRSVVSFLTGEPEYLDPLKEETPEGWIVTGYPWYGIKTPEHDAFLKAYQAKFNDYPRLGSIVGYATMKSVAAILAKAGSTDTEKLVEAAEGIQVDSPFGRITFRKLDHQSTLGAFVGKTGLKDGKGVMVDFGYRDGAKYLPSDDEVRKLRPEG, from the coding sequence ATGACTTTTCGTTACGGACTGCCGGCCGCGTTCGCGGTCCTGGCGGCACTCGGGGCCACGACGGCGGCCCGGGCGCAAGGGGAGATCAAGATCGGCGAGATCAACAGCTACTCGGGGCTTCCTGCCTTTACGGAGCCCTACCGCAAGGGCTGGCAGCTCGCCATCGACGAGATCAACGCCGCGGGCGGTGTGGGCGGCAAGAAGCTGGTCGTGGTCTCCAAGGACGACGCCGGAAAGCCCGCGGACGCGGTCACCGCCGCCAACGAGCTGGTGTCCCGTGAAGGAGTCGCCCTCCTCACCGGCACCTTCTTCTCGAACATCGGCTTGGCCGTCGCGGATTACGCCAAGCAGAAGAAGGTCTTCTTCATGGCGGCCGAGCCGCTGACCGACGCGATGACCTGGTCGAACGGCAACCGCTACACTTTCCGGCTCCGGCCCTCCAACTACATGCAGGCAGCCATGCTGGCCGAGGAAGCGGCCAAGCTTCCCGCCAAGCGCTGGGCGACCATTGCACCGAACTACGAGTACGGCCAGTCGGCCGTTGCCGTGTTCAAGCAGTTGCTCTCGGCCAAACGGCCGGACATCGAATGGGTCTCGGAGCAGTGGCCCCCGCAGGGCAAGATCGATGCCGGAGCCGTGGTGCAGGCCGTCGCGTCCGCCAAGCCGGACGCGATCCTGAACGTCACGTTCGGCCCGGACCTGGTCAAGCTGGTGCGCGAGGGCAATACGCGCGGCCTGTTCAAGGATCGGTCGGTCGTCAGCTTCCTGACCGGCGAGCCCGAATACCTCGATCCGCTCAAGGAGGAGACGCCGGAAGGGTGGATCGTGACCGGATATCCCTGGTACGGCATCAAGACGCCCGAGCACGATGCCTTCCTGAAGGCCTATCAGGCCAAGTTCAACGATTACCCACGCCTCGGCTCCATCGTCGGCTACGCGACCATGAAGTCCGTTGCGGCCATCCTTGCCAAGGCGGGCTCGACCGACACGGAGAAGCTCGTCGAGGCGGCCGAAGGGATCCAGGTCGATTCACCGTTCGGCCGCATCACCTTCCGCAAGCTCGATCATCAATCGACCCTCGGTGCCTTCGTCGGCAAGACCGGGCTCAAGGACGGCAAAGGCGTCATGGTCGATTTCGGCTACAGGGACGGCGCGAAGTATCTTCCGAGCGACGACGAGGTTCGCAAGCTTCGGCCGGAGGGCTGA
- a CDS encoding ferredoxin--NADP reductase, with product MSNFNEERVLSIHHWTDTLFSFTTTRSPTFRFRNGEFTMIGIPVEGKPLLRAYSVVSPNYEEKLEFFSIKVQDGPLTSRLQHLKEGDSIIVSRKATGTLVLDNILPGRNLYLLGTGTGLAPFLSIIRDPETYERFERVVLVHGCRQVNELAYSELLSKRLPEDEFLGEEIREKLIYYPTVTREPFRNRGRITDLITSNALFDDIGLPPLDVACDRVMMCGSPQMIQDLRAILIGRDFQEGNHGEPGHFVIEKAFVER from the coding sequence ATGAGCAACTTCAACGAAGAACGCGTGCTGAGCATCCACCACTGGACGGACACGCTGTTCAGCTTCACGACGACGCGCAGCCCGACCTTCCGGTTCAGGAACGGCGAGTTCACGATGATCGGCATTCCGGTCGAGGGCAAGCCTCTGCTCAGGGCCTACAGCGTCGTCAGCCCGAACTACGAGGAGAAGCTCGAGTTCTTCAGCATCAAGGTGCAGGACGGGCCGCTGACCTCGAGGCTGCAGCATCTGAAGGAGGGCGACTCGATCATCGTCAGCCGCAAGGCCACGGGAACGCTGGTGCTCGACAACATCCTGCCGGGCCGTAATCTCTACCTTCTCGGCACCGGAACCGGGCTTGCCCCCTTCCTCAGCATCATCCGCGACCCTGAAACCTACGAGCGCTTCGAGCGTGTCGTTCTGGTCCACGGTTGCCGCCAGGTGAACGAACTCGCCTACAGCGAGCTGCTCAGCAAGAGACTCCCCGAGGACGAGTTCCTGGGAGAGGAGATCCGCGAGAAGTTGATCTACTATCCGACGGTGACGCGCGAGCCCTTCCGAAACCGCGGCCGGATCACGGACCTGATCACCTCGAATGCCCTGTTCGATGACATCGGCCTGCCTCCGCTCGACGTCGCCTGCGACCGCGTGATGATGTGCGGCAGTCCGCAGATGATCCAGGACCTGCGCGCGATCCTGATCGGCCGGGACTTCCAGGAAGGCAACCACGGCGAGCCCGGGCACTTCGTCATCGAGAAGGCCTTCGTGGAGCGCTGA
- a CDS encoding UPF0280 family protein has product MTRRPHIALLPDGRRLHLQDGPIDLIVEGFGRPEAVRAAYEAAARRLTGLLDELCEELPLLRRAAAPGSCPLRGTVARRMHAAVAPFAKEIFITPMAAVAGSVAEEILGAMTAAAELDKAYVNNGGDIALHLNEDAAFTVGLVDRPDRPGLFATTRVTAADGIRGIATSGRHGRSFSLGIADAVTVLAATAAAADAAATVIANAVDLPGHPAVRRCPASEIQPDSDLGDRPVTRHVEPLLLADIGTALARGVACAEELLSSGLIRGAALHLQGETTTVGFASPSPIAAVPPPHRLPQDSIYA; this is encoded by the coding sequence ATGACGCGACGGCCGCACATCGCGCTGCTCCCCGACGGCCGCCGCCTGCATCTTCAGGACGGCCCCATCGACCTGATCGTCGAAGGGTTCGGGCGGCCGGAAGCGGTGCGGGCTGCCTACGAGGCCGCGGCGCGGCGCCTGACCGGCCTCCTCGACGAGCTCTGCGAAGAGCTGCCCCTGCTGCGCAGGGCTGCCGCGCCTGGATCATGTCCCCTGCGTGGAACGGTGGCCCGCCGCATGCATGCGGCGGTGGCTCCTTTCGCGAAGGAGATCTTCATCACGCCCATGGCGGCAGTGGCGGGCTCGGTCGCGGAGGAGATCCTGGGCGCCATGACGGCGGCGGCCGAGTTGGACAAGGCCTATGTCAACAACGGTGGCGACATCGCCCTCCATTTGAACGAAGACGCGGCATTCACGGTCGGGCTCGTGGACCGTCCGGACCGTCCAGGCCTGTTCGCAACGACCCGCGTGACGGCAGCGGACGGGATCCGCGGGATCGCCACCAGCGGCCGTCACGGGCGCAGCTTCTCCCTCGGCATTGCCGATGCGGTCACGGTTCTCGCCGCCACCGCCGCCGCGGCCGATGCCGCCGCCACCGTGATCGCCAACGCGGTCGACCTGCCGGGCCACCCGGCCGTCCGGCGCTGCCCGGCGTCCGAGATCCAGCCCGACAGCGACCTCGGCGACCGCCCGGTCACCCGCCATGTCGAGCCTCTGCTCCTGGCCGATATCGGGACGGCTCTCGCCCGCGGCGTCGCCTGCGCCGAAGAACTGCTCTCGTCCGGTCTGATCCGAGGCGCGGCCCTCCACCTTCAGGGCGAAACCACGACGGTCGGCTTCGCCTCGCCATCTCCCATTGCGGCCGTTCCGCCGCCTCATCGCCTGCCACAGGATTCCATCTATGCCTGA
- a CDS encoding amino acid synthesis family protein encodes MPDVHIRKSLVTVEEIFHEGGPAAEVPLRRGAIVTVVRNPFAGRYVEEIAPFMDDLKPLGLQMATSLLAALGGDPRTIEGYGKGAIVGAAGELEHGALWHVPGGYAMREALGGAKAIVPSAKKVGGPGTRLDVPVTHINASYVRSHFDAMEVGVPDGPKADEMALVLVMTTGARIHARVGGLKASEIKGEDGLR; translated from the coding sequence ATGCCTGACGTCCATATCCGCAAGAGTCTCGTGACGGTCGAAGAGATCTTTCACGAGGGCGGCCCCGCTGCGGAGGTCCCGCTCAGGAGGGGGGCCATCGTCACGGTCGTTCGCAACCCCTTCGCCGGCCGCTATGTGGAGGAGATCGCCCCCTTCATGGACGATCTGAAGCCGCTCGGGCTGCAGATGGCGACGAGTCTCCTGGCCGCGCTCGGCGGCGACCCGCGTACGATCGAGGGCTACGGGAAAGGGGCCATCGTCGGAGCGGCGGGGGAGCTCGAGCACGGCGCCCTGTGGCACGTGCCGGGCGGCTACGCGATGCGGGAGGCCCTCGGCGGCGCCAAGGCTATCGTGCCCTCGGCCAAGAAGGTGGGCGGTCCGGGCACGCGGCTCGACGTCCCCGTGACCCACATCAACGCGTCCTACGTGCGCAGTCATTTCGACGCCATGGAGGTCGGTGTGCCGGACGGGCCGAAGGCCGACGAGATGGCCCTCGTGCTGGTCATGACGACGGGCGCGCGCATCCACGCCCGCGTCGGCGGCCTCAAGGCCAGCGAGATCAAGGGAGAGGATGGCCTGAGATGA
- a CDS encoding ABC transporter ATP-binding protein — MTSSTPLLEVKGLAKSYGGVHAVKGVSFELAAGEILALIGPNGAGKSTCFNMLNGQIRPDTGTIRLCGRDTTGLSPRIVWRLGVGRTFQITATFTSMTVRENVQVALLSQHDELSVFYGFAGRAHRRKADALLDLVGMGANAERPCGELAYGDLKRLELAIALANDPKILLMDEPTAGMAPKERVDLMRLTAKIAREQKLGVLFTEHDMDVVFEHADRIMVLNRGELIAQGTPVEVRNNPQVQATYLGEGLLYDERHRQGANA, encoded by the coding sequence ATGACATCCTCGACGCCACTCCTCGAAGTCAAAGGCCTCGCCAAATCTTATGGCGGCGTGCATGCCGTGAAAGGGGTTTCCTTCGAACTCGCCGCAGGCGAGATCCTGGCCCTCATCGGCCCGAACGGCGCCGGCAAGAGCACGTGCTTCAACATGCTCAACGGCCAGATCAGGCCGGATACCGGCACCATCCGCCTCTGCGGGCGCGACACGACCGGGCTCAGCCCCCGGATCGTCTGGCGTCTCGGCGTCGGTCGCACGTTCCAGATCACGGCCACCTTCACCTCGATGACGGTGCGGGAGAACGTTCAGGTCGCGCTGCTCTCGCAGCACGACGAGCTTTCGGTCTTCTACGGCTTTGCAGGCCGCGCTCACAGACGGAAGGCCGACGCGCTCCTCGATCTCGTAGGCATGGGCGCCAATGCCGAGCGTCCCTGCGGCGAGCTCGCCTACGGAGACTTGAAGCGCCTGGAACTGGCGATTGCGCTCGCCAACGACCCCAAGATCCTGCTCATGGACGAGCCGACGGCCGGCATGGCGCCGAAGGAGCGCGTCGACCTCATGCGCCTGACCGCGAAGATCGCCCGCGAGCAGAAGCTCGGCGTGCTCTTCACGGAACACGACATGGATGTCGTGTTCGAGCATGCCGACCGCATCATGGTGCTGAACCGGGGCGAGCTCATCGCCCAGGGTACGCCGGTCGAGGTGCGCAACAATCCCCAGGTACAGGCCACCTATCTCGGAGAGGGGTTGCTCTACGACGAGCGCCATCGGCAGGGAGCGAACGCATGA